The DNA segment TTTTTGAACCTATAGTGGTGCAAGACAAAAATGGGTCGCTGTACACGCTGCGTTCTGCTCATCCTAAAGACGGCAAAGACGTGTTGAACTTTACGAAGACGATGCTTCAGGAAGCGGACTATTTAATTACCAAACCAACTGAATATTTAGTCCCTCTTCGTAGGGAGAAACGAATGATTAAACAATTTATGTATGCAAGAGGCCGTTTATTTCTGTTATTGTTCCATGAGACAAGATTAGTAGGCATGCTCGATTTAATGAACAGTTCTAGGAAACGGCTTTCCCACGTAGCTGATATCGGAATGAGCATTGACTCAGCTTATCAGAATCTTGGCCTTGGGCGATTGCTGTTGCAACACGCACGAGCGTGGGCCGAGGCTCATCCAAC comes from the Pontibacillus halophilus JSM 076056 = DSM 19796 genome and includes:
- a CDS encoding GNAT family N-acetyltransferase; the encoded protein is MAIFEPIVVQDKNGSLYTLRSAHPKDGKDVLNFTKTMLQEADYLITKPTEYLVPLRREKRMIKQFMYARGRLFLLLFHETRLVGMLDLMNSSRKRLSHVADIGMSIDSAYQNLGLGRLLLQHARAWAEAHPTIEKLALEVFKQNEQAIHLYTSLGFVQEGEKKQAVKLEDGTYDSLIQMGRSVLKGGRLDE